TTTACTGGACATATGTTTCCCAGGACTTAGAAAACGTCCGAGCTCATTTTGATACCATTTTGCAAAAGGAAATAGATTTCCAAAATGCCATGTTAGCATTCTATAAACCTACTTCCTTAAATCTTGCATCCGAAATTGAAAGACAGCGTTCAATGCTTGAAAGCCTTCAATCAACTGTTACAACTGTAAGCCAAGACGCTCCTGGGAGAGAAAGCACGGTACAACAGTTCGAAGACAACCTAACATCCTTTGTACAATTTGTAGACCAATTTAAAGAATATCAAGACAGCCAACAATTGGTCTTACAAGAACTTCAGGATGAAAGCATGGGAAGCATTCAGCTCTTAGCAACGGCTCAACCATCCCGTTTTGCGCAAGTGCAAGAATATTTTTCTCAAGGAGGAACAGAGATAAATAACAGGTTGGAGTCTGTTAATAGCAGCATGGAGAGTAACAATACGGCCCTTAATGAGCTTTCCGAATTAAGAAAATCCGAAGTAGACAGGCAAACGGGAGATATGGAAGCATTCTTTGAACAACAAGAACAGATTGCCATGTCACAAAAAAATGCCGATCTAAGTGAATTAGAAACAACGCTAGAGAACTTGAAAGACGAACTTGAAAAAGAAGGCGAAAAAGAGCCAGGAAAACCCGAAGATCCTAAGCCTGTAACGACATCGTCTGTAAGTGAAGTCAAGGATGACGATTCGGAGGAGGTTGAGGTTCCAGAAAACAGAAGTTTTGAGAATGAAATAAAGGAATTAAATGCGATTGCTAAAGATATCAATGATATCCAAACAACCATTAATGGTTTGGGAGAACTGGTTCCCGAAGAAATACTCACTGTCCTAAATCCTCTAGGTGAATTATCTTCTAGGATTTCACAGGTAGAAGAAAGCCTTAAAGGCGTAGAAGAAGAAAACCCATTACTTAAAATAATTGAGCAGCTGGAAGCCGAAAAGCAAGCTCTAGAAGAAGAAATAGTAGGATATTTGGAACAGATTTCTGAACTAGAAGAAGTTATTGAATCATTAGAAGGGGACAAAGAATCCTTATCCAATAACCTTCAGACAGTTATAAATGAGATCGAGAAAACAGAAAAAGACATACTTGATCAAATTCAAGATGAGGATAGGTTAAGACTATTAGAACCAGTTTTTGATAAAGAAATAAATAATAATAACACCAAAGATCTATTAAATTATCATGCTTCTCTTGTTCAATACGAACAAACATTAAATCGGAATGTTAATGAAGATGTGGAAGCGCTCCTTGAAGATATCCAAAACATATTGAACGTGTCCGACCCTGAACAAGAAGGATGGAACAGTATAACAGCATCTCTCCCATCTACCATGGAACAGATGCAGGCACTGCAAGACAACTTCTCAGTGTTCATGGAAGAATACAGAGCAAACATTGAAGAGCAGCAGATGGCTATCATGAATGACATCTCTTCCCTTGAGGAAAGTGCAAACAATGTAATGGAACAGGTTCAATTATTTGAAAATAACGAACCAATTCCAACTAACGGCAATGATGGAAATACCGTAGTAACAAGACAGCAGACCATTAGTCAAGAATTATTGACATTGAATGAACTAGTCACTTCCGTAGGGGAAAGTCAGTCCAGCATTGTCTCTTATACGACAAAATTGCAAACAAATGTGGAAAATGTACAAAATGATGCCGACACACTCAATGCCAAATGGGCAGAAAATGTAGATGCAACTAGAATGTACCGAGATGATATCTTTAATGTCCTAGGAAATGCTTATGTGGACGGACAGAAGAACGGTCCAGTTTATGAGCACCTTTCCAATCCTTTGCAAATAAGCGGCGATGCAGCAAGCGGCACAGAGGACAATAGAATTCCTCCAGTTGTAGTACTAGCGATTATCTTGATTAGCAGTCTTTTAATCGGATATTTCAGCCACTATTTCAACAATGCGCCAATGCTTGTGCAAGGTTCCATGTTTATTTTATTAAATATCATAGTTGGCTTGATTATCAGTTTGTATGGGTTAAACATCTATCCATTAGCGGAAGATCGTGCAATTCAGTGGTCCATATTCACTGTTCTTTTGCTTACAGCTGCGTCAGCGGTTGTACTTTCAGGATTTAGCATGGGCAAATTAGTCGGCTGGATTGCAAGTGTTGGACTGGTTATTTTCTTTATCAGCCCATTCCTTACTCTGACGGCACCAAATATCAATTACGAAGACCCGATGTCTCGCGTGTACATGTCCATTCAGTATGGCTCTAGCTCCCTCTTTATGACAGCGGTAATCACGTTGATTGTCATTCTATTGTTGCTTCTTGTTTTGCCACAATTGGTCAAACTATTTAAGAGTAGTAACGATAAAAAGAATGAAGATGAAGCGTATGAAGGCTAAAATTGCTTTGCTTTTAATAGCAGTAAGTGCACTGATGTCTTTACTGCCGTTGAACGGGACAGTAACTATGGCAGATTCTGATATTGAATCCCTCGAGCCAAACAGTTATGAAAAAAAGGATTTTAAAGAGAATACAAATTTCCTGCGTGAAAATAATCTTAATGAGCGCAGGGAATCTGTTCCCGAAGAACAAAAGCTCCTTACTTTCAAGGAACGAGAAAAGAAAGCGGAAGAGAACTTTGTCGGAACATTATTTATGACCGGTGAAAAAAAATCCACCACCATCCAAGTTACCTCTCAAGAGTTGAAACTGTTCACCGAACAAGACAACTCAAGGTACCAAGCGGTGGTTGCCACCGATAGCTCATCCAAAACAAGCAGCATCACTATTCTTCTATATGGATTTCTTGCCATAGCATTGATTCTATTACTAGCAATCATCCTACCGAGAATGGCAAAAGGAAAAGCATAACTTCAACCCCCTCTCGTTTAGGAGAGGGGGTTATTTTACTTTAAATAGATAAAATATTCTAAAAAAT
This window of the Sutcliffiella horikoshii genome carries:
- the essA gene encoding type VII secretion protein EssA, giving the protein MKAKIALLLIAVSALMSLLPLNGTVTMADSDIESLEPNSYEKKDFKENTNFLRENNLNERRESVPEEQKLLTFKEREKKAEENFVGTLFMTGEKKSTTIQVTSQELKLFTEQDNSRYQAVVATDSSSKTSSITILLYGFLAIALILLLAIILPRMAKGKA
- the esaA gene encoding type VII secretion protein EsaA — encoded protein: MTGKTTYIIKMVLVILLILVTPAVFFGSVGENPMEVKRTASRVIAVVNEDTGMEKDDKALEFGKEISSIFEEDSRYEWTVIGRSAAVNGLEDSKYDAVVYIPSNFSTNIMTYESNQPLKANFEYNVQDQLNTIDREKVLREIEKATSKVNSRISTLYWTYVSQDLENVRAHFDTILQKEIDFQNAMLAFYKPTSLNLASEIERQRSMLESLQSTVTTVSQDAPGRESTVQQFEDNLTSFVQFVDQFKEYQDSQQLVLQELQDESMGSIQLLATAQPSRFAQVQEYFSQGGTEINNRLESVNSSMESNNTALNELSELRKSEVDRQTGDMEAFFEQQEQIAMSQKNADLSELETTLENLKDELEKEGEKEPGKPEDPKPVTTSSVSEVKDDDSEEVEVPENRSFENEIKELNAIAKDINDIQTTINGLGELVPEEILTVLNPLGELSSRISQVEESLKGVEEENPLLKIIEQLEAEKQALEEEIVGYLEQISELEEVIESLEGDKESLSNNLQTVINEIEKTEKDILDQIQDEDRLRLLEPVFDKEINNNNTKDLLNYHASLVQYEQTLNRNVNEDVEALLEDIQNILNVSDPEQEGWNSITASLPSTMEQMQALQDNFSVFMEEYRANIEEQQMAIMNDISSLEESANNVMEQVQLFENNEPIPTNGNDGNTVVTRQQTISQELLTLNELVTSVGESQSSIVSYTTKLQTNVENVQNDADTLNAKWAENVDATRMYRDDIFNVLGNAYVDGQKNGPVYEHLSNPLQISGDAASGTEDNRIPPVVVLAIILISSLLIGYFSHYFNNAPMLVQGSMFILLNIIVGLIISLYGLNIYPLAEDRAIQWSIFTVLLLTAASAVVLSGFSMGKLVGWIASVGLVIFFISPFLTLTAPNINYEDPMSRVYMSIQYGSSSLFMTAVITLIVILLLLLVLPQLVKLFKSSNDKKNEDEAYEG